A stretch of DNA from Rhizoctonia solani chromosome 9, complete sequence:
TacgtccttggtagaacagTAGACCTGCCTCCATTTCGTAATCCTtaaatgcgcgtttgataGAAGGTGGGGCTTTGGACTCGTTTTGTAGGAACtgtaggatttcttccaaggACTTGTCCTGATCAAGTGACAattcaatctggcgttgtaatTCCTTCTCTGGCGTGACTAAGGCTACGTTTGCAAATATAGGTTccgggagcatggtttggtcaGCGGGTGGAATATCGGCGTGGTCAGAACGGCGTGAGAGAGCATTgggtttccctgactgctttcctgggcggtaaacaatttggaagttgtaaccTGCTAacagtaggtgccatctcGCGTGTCGGCGGTTAAATGTTcttgactccttccagtattccaggttcctatGGTCAGTGAATACGGTGATGGGGTGcagggttccttccaggaaaatgcgccaatactcaaatgAGCGTATGATAGCcagtaattccttgtcatgcGTATCATAGTTCTGTTCTGCGCCTTTGAATGACTCTGATAGGAATCCTAGGGGATGTAGGCGACcgtcttcctggcgttgaCTCAATATGGAACCTAGTGCTGCGCCAGAAGCATCCGTTTCTAGGAAGTAAGGCTTAGACGGGTCGGCGTGACAGAGgactggggcgttggttatAGCGTCTTTCAACCCCTGGAAGGCTTCCCGTTCCTTgttgtcccatttccatggtgcgtctttcttgactaggttatgtagcggcctagccacgtggctgaagttggcaacaaagcaaCGAAGGAAGTTGGCGAATCCCAgaaacaattggacttctttaaccttagTAGGTACCGGCCAGtcttgtactgcctggattttgagcttatccaggctaaaacccttatctgaGACGATGATccctaggtattccacagaggtgacgtggaatgtgcacttggatgccttgcagaacagttgattTTCCATTAGTCGCCTCAGaacctcatgaacgtgttgtgtatgcgatgcgtcatccttagagtatATCAGGATATCGTCAAGGTAGAtaatgacgcatacatccagtaaatccttgaatagcttgttcatgaaatgctggaaggcggcaggCGCGTTtgttaagccaaaggtcatcaCTAGGGACTCGTataggccgtacttggtgcggaaagccgttttccactcatcaccttccttgacccggacattgttataaccccatcgtaagtctagtttggtgaataccttggcaccgcggagctgggccatgaggtcatcaggacGGGGTAATGGGTACACATTCTTCTTAGTCCGGTTGTTTAGGCAACGATAATCCACTACAAGCcgacgggaaccatccttcttgggtaCGAACATAACCGGGGAGCTGATTGATGATTTACTGGGACGgattttcccagccttgagtttgtccctgagccagtccttgagtgtggcggattcggcatcagtcatgctgtaaAGGGGCAAGTTCAGGGGTCCTTCTTCCGTAAGTTCAATATCAATATTGTAGTGCCTATGAGGGGGaagtttattgaattcttcttctccaaatacctttgcatattgatggtacttggagggtactccttcaagggggttcttgtcagcttcctcttctttggcaatggctatGTGTTCCGGGGGCGTGTGAGGGAAGGAAAGGGTGCGCGAGTTCCAATCGATTTCGGGGTTATGGTTCTCTAACCATTTGATTCCTAAGATGGCAGCGTGTGATCCGGtattgcaaatcaggaaggtttccgtcatgcgtttgccatcaaataggaaggttaggtgggcctttttccaaatctttccagcctgggggctcgacccatcgagcatagtaacagtacgTGGTTGTGGGAGATCTATTAGagggaggcggagtagttctGCTGTACGGGGGTGTAGgaaggatgaggtggcgcctgagtctatcaggacttctaagtgttccgcttgtttctctggtttgatggaAATAGTAAAGAgaggggagattctattgtggctatttgatatattacatatttccAAAACAagaccagagtccttggggtccttgcgcgcggcagcaggtacccttagtcttttcccgatttgggtccagactcttcgCCAActttggcggcttctttcttgacgccttcctccttaggcgtggctttccagccagtgcggcattccgcaaatttgtgCCCTGTCTttccgcatttgatgcagaggccttcagccctgcaaCGGTTGCGTTCCTCctcggagacaaagttgggatcgCTGGAGAGGcgtcctggtcttgtggcctgttggccggtactcgcccccctGTTGGGGGTGGTGTTGGAGgtgccagacttattacccttaggcgggtggctggcgcgttcctcacggagggcgttgtcgatgaccagagccgcgttctgcagcttgagGAGGGTAGTGGGGCGCCGTTCTTGGGTGGCAATGagacggctgacctcccagtggaggccacgtgcgaattgcccacgaagggcggcgtcgttccagtccaggtccatggcgatggtcctgaacttagtaatgtactcagcacaggtgcttgtctgagtaaggtttGTAATTTGCCGCTCGGCGGCTCGTGTGGCGTCCGGATTCCCAAATGCGGTTAGGAATTCCCTCCTAAAGTCCTcgaccgtttggatgatagCCCTGTGAGACCCTAGTTGATCGAGGTGGGGGTGTGCCCAGGCTCCTGCcgtgtccttcatgttcatcaggaggaaggataatacctcctgattggttgggaacatccgctGATTGAGGCGGACCCATGCCATCATCCTAGTGAGCCATTGTCTGGACTCATTACCAATCTTCCCCATATAGGCGTCGGGGTGGTCTACCTTGACGGGGGCTTGATAAGCGACTACTGGAGTCGCTGGTTGAGAGGCAAGGGGGGATTGGAGCCTGATAGGCGCAGGTGGAGTGGGAGTAGGGACTCTCGGGGGAGCCCGGACGGGAGTTGGTTGGGCGAAGGTGATGGGAGGCTTggtggggttggcccaggcgATGAGGGgtgcactaggcgctggaagagggtcgGTTTTGGATatgggcctgggcgtggcctcgaCTGCCGGGGgcttccggtcttctggtgtgtggggttgGGGCCCCCCAATAGCCTCAATTTGAGTGAGGGTTTGGTCAACCGCTCCCATCCAATCTCGGGCTTCCTTGTTGACCTCCTTGAGTTCCTTGAGTTCCCGTTCGAGccggatgacttggttttgcaatcccaagaggagggagattgcgCGGCCGAGGGAGATTTCCCCATAGACCTCTGGTTCGAGGCTTCTCGGCTCATCGGCGGCTGCCGGAAGagcgggtcccaactctccttgatcaagaggggacgggggacgagcggtgctccgggaacgggttgccatctcatggggatatgagcggccttggtgggaggTGGCGCgttgggaggcgcgggaggaagcgcgagaGGGGGTGCGTGACGTAATGATGGGCGAAGTAGGGGGGAtggtgcctgtgacaggacttatgggttgctttattgttctagcgctaagaacttgcgtcaaccgcctagcgttggacagtccctatcaaCCAATCGACTGCCGTgtgcgggcgtgatgtgggacaggttttctgcaagcgggtggatctgctgactagttctgctgacaaagggtgcggtgaccggtggtacgcggacaattagaatccgtctgccttatagcaatttggtactacctggggccgacgctagtttgattattgatagcaaaaggcgagcccgatcaggtgatttccctcgtgctagtacaggggatcttcttgtttgttgaggcTAAGtagggtgtgcttggtgggcacggtttgcaaccgacttaaggtcgattacctagtgtcctagacgtccttaaggggcgtcaaggcagcgggcgcttgtggccgtatagaactaagtgtaaaccgcttaaggcggtgagggggctacctacgacgactaactacctaagtacaacgACCAAAGCCCTAATGGCGATGGcgagctatgtatctacggCGAGGaagtcgcttaaggcaacaagtacaagtgtggacttagtagttactggcctaaggccttgtacagttgagagatgcaacaagaggtaatcgacctgggtgttaccatggttggttggcctctttatatattacagagatgTACTATTTACAATAccatatatgcaatactataacaaataagaaccccgctccgcagtcggccttactcatgcatacgtgtcactgacgtgtcatagtgatgtcatcaggtggaggtggctacgtatgctgaggtaagcgcgggtggggacgtggcttggcgcttagcgtatgatataggcgccgaggtcacgtgattgaaaatgtcgtccgttcaacttcgtttaaattcgagaaaatgggaataaattccctggtatcgagtgtgtctacgacagagaaaatcagaataaattccctggtatcaaatgtgtctacaacaattaTGGTAGCTTTGCCAGAATGGGCCAAGATGTGAAAGAGAATATGCTGCATATGAACAAACACACAGTAATCAactgtcatagacacacttataccagGGGATTTAttccccattttcttgattttaaacaaaggcaaatggacaacattttcaatcacatgactttggtgcttatatcatacactaagcgccaagccacatccccatccacacttactcagcatacacagccacctccacctgatgacatcattatgacatgtcagtgacatgtatgcatgagtaaggctgcagctggagcagggttcctattggattacatatttgatttgcttgtatttgtaattagcttgactgaagaatatataaggaggccaaccaaccatggtaacacccaggtcaattacctcttgttgcactcctattttgtacacagggccttatagcccaggtTCCACTAAGTCACACCAGTTACATACAtagtcactgccttaagcagcttgtccattgtacttaggtagttcaCCATTGCTTGTATAGCCTTGGttgctgtagtatagttaCTTGTTGGTGTAGGTAGCacccacactgccttaagtggcaTTAGTTATGAGTCCAtatggccttaagtgccCACTGCCTTGatgttatagatagggaaaaaaggtaataaaacaaaacactctaaagaagaaagaaagagaccAAATGAGGAGAAAAGACAACTAAGGTATCTgtctaactataaaaggtagaaaacttaggaagataagtaataagagaaatctatgctagtgaaattagagtatattagagtggctagttatcttgctagaagagtaaggtggttagtatcagggtgatccctaccaataaccagtaatgagtgtattactgttcagcaggcaACACAAGGTACAAGCAAAGTAGTATAAAACCTAGatgtcagtctctggaactcgctgtaatttaattgagaattataGAAATTTATTTTCTTGTATCCAACAGTAGACAAGGGGGTAAAGGcattgtggaagcaccaaacacttagcagacagccaggaagtcttggcagggttgcacttaagctggttctaggttccctgtataggttgggactgtcctagaggctatatgcgccaaacttaagagctttaggctaatttactatgtatgatacttaaagAGATCAATAGAAGTTTTTAAGATTCACacaggctgagagaggatggtaaaatgtgatgcattcaaaaggtcagttcaaggggctatttatacccttagaggcctgtgattactatatacagtagggtaagatacatgacaagatgaaaagagatgagatgttaagtgagagcctgtctcataaagccatgccttataagagttagcctccagttctaagaatatccttcccctcactaagacactctaggaaaaggctgaaacaagctgtgctcttagtgaggcccagaccttccTCTTAGCTACTTGGGTTGgtagcttctggaaagcagagtgcttacttaagaatAGTTAGTTAGACTCAAGTTATTAAGTCTTCCCTTCAAGGAACTgtttctcccttaatacctcaagtatttacatgattaaaaatagtagaaatatgttacaacctccttacctataccactggattcggACGATTtctctgatatttctactattttttacgaactctttatctttacttttttgatcacgtgatctcggcgcttattatgccaaggtgccgcgccaagataccgtgccaagggcacttaggggaaatccacgcttctgcgcagcccgcagcatgcttctcttttttcacatgtagtcttctattcacacacgcacagaccacatgtagttagtatctttgtctatatatacagcagggaaatcaacttggaaaccccaagttgattttaccttgtctcttactcattagagaaggtagccagccagctaagtagcaggccccctaagtagttcacaCGCTCACCCCTTACattgacctaccacacctcccaggcctaaggccccattgtcctcagtagatagtagtagactgccttaagcagtagtagtatagcctaggatagtagattacataagttgcctgtagtagtatggccttaagtgcccgttcccactagcgtgtacccaccttacagtggtgtacaacaaaataacagaaaaattcaaggaatatTTCTATGTACTTTACA
This window harbors:
- a CDS encoding Retrotransposable element Tf2 protein; the protein is MATRSRSTARPPSPLDQGELGPALPAAADEPRSLEPEVYGEISLGRAISLLLGLQNQVIRLERELKELKEVNKEARDWMGAVDQTLTQIEAIGGPQPHTPEDRKPPAVEATPRPISKTDPLPAPSAPLIAWANPTKPPITFAQPTPVRAPPRVPTPTPPAPIRLQSPLASQPATPVVAYQAPVKVDHPDAYMGKIGNESRQWLTRMMAWVRLNQRMFPTNQEVLSFLLMNMKDTAGAWAHPHLDQLGSHRAIIQTVEDFRREFLTAFGNPDATRAAERQITNLTQTSTCAEYITKFRTIAMDLDWNDAALRGQFARGLHWEVSRLIATQERRPTTLLKLQNAALVIDNALREERASHPPKGNKSGTSNTTPNRGASTGQQATRPGRLSSDPNFVSEEERNRCRAEGLCIKCGKTGHKFAECRTGWKATPKEEGVKKEAAKDPKDSGLVLEICNISNSHNRISPLFTISIKPEKQAEHLEVLIDSGATSSFLHPRTAELLRLPLIDLPQPRTVTMLDGSSPQAGKIWKKAHLTFLFDGKRMTETFLICNTGSHAAILGIKWLENHNPEIDWNSRTLSFPHTPPEHIAIAKEEEADKNPLEGVPSKYHQYAKVFGEEEFNKLPPHRHYNIDIELTEEGPLNLPLYSMTDAESATLKDWLRDKLKAGKIRPSKSSISSPVMFVPKKDGSRRLVVDYRCLNNRTKKNVYPLPRPDDLMAQLRGAKVFTKLDLRWGYNNVRVKEGDEWKTAFRTKYGLYESLVMTFGLTNAPAAFQHFMNKLFKDLLDVCVIIYLDDILIYSKDDASHTQHVHEVLRRLMENQLFCKASKCTFHVTSVEYLGIIVSDKGFSLDKLKIQAVQDWPVPTKVKEVQLFLGFANFLRCFVANFSHVARPLHNLVKKDAPWKWDNKEREAFQGLKDAITNAPVLCHADPSKPYFLETDASGAALGSILSQRQEDGRLHPLGFLSESFKGAEQNYDTHDKELLAIIRSFEYWRIFLEGTLHPITVFTDHRNLEYWKESRTFNRRHARWHLLLAGYNFQIVYRPGKQSGKPNALSRRSDHADIPPADQTMLPEPIFANVALVTPEKELQRQIELSLDQDKSLEEILQFLQNESKAPPSIKRAFKDYEMEAGLLFYQGRIVVPDVGSLRTDLLRIFHNSPLAGHPGRQRTLELVSRNYYWPGIRADTYWHVDSCETCQRIRKPKYASIPPQPLELPSRPWQHVSYDMIVDLPKDGSNDSILVIVDSFTKYGIFVKCSKKLKAPKLAELFLEHVWKRHGMPEKTVSDRGRVFNNKFLRALYKRLGIDPHFSSAYHPQSDGQTEQVNPSIEHFLRAYSGVNQRDWTKWLPMAEFAYNNAVHSSTGKTPFKALYGWEPTLTPSNVPTDVPEADNLAQTMEAQWKEVESALRQSKQRMTAGEEGSPAEFEIGEEAWLDAKNVNLKTLSPKLTEQRLGPFKVIEKISDQAYRLELPPTMRIHNVFYVGLLSKVKRDKKRTFENCPLPVTVDGEEEYKVEGITDMEERDGKWFFRVKWKGYRPEENTWEPRENLKNAGKILKKYKEEMRKKALGAAKALRGGAVL